In candidate division WOR-3 bacterium, a genomic segment contains:
- a CDS encoding phosphate ABC transporter, permease protein PstA, which produces LFTGVTFYLRHLPKTPLNKFMALPYHLYILSTQHENILKVRPIAFGTAIVLLTLVLFFSGIALYFRMKFAKRQW; this is translated from the coding sequence TCCTTTTCACCGGTGTCACATTTTATTTGAGGCATTTACCCAAAACACCCTTAAATAAGTTTATGGCACTTCCCTATCATCTCTATATTCTTTCTACCCAACACGAGAATATCTTAAAAGTGAGACCGATTGCCTTCGGGACGGCGATTGTCCTCTTAACCCTTGTCCTATTCTTCTCGGGAATTGCTCTCTATTTTCGGATG